One stretch of Thermanaerosceptrum fracticalcis DNA includes these proteins:
- a CDS encoding SpoIID/LytB domain-containing protein, with translation MRKNTIGVLLFLCILSLSLVVTGCPGPQRKPPQQPRGKEPTISLYINETGEKKQIAIEEYLKGVVAAEMEPTWPVEALAAQAILARTFTLERIKKMGGVPARGTDASTSVEEFQAYDPKRINDNVSRAVEMTRGEVAKYQGRYIKAWFFADAGGQTAASAEEGLAYTKEPTPYVQSVKDPGFAITKEENKAWRAEFPLSVVRDSVKQAAGQDPGQITRATITKKGPSGRAMTIQLGNVSVSGPALRLALGSEKMRSTLLTDLKVTGNKLIVSGKGFGHGVGMSQWGAKALAEQGKSPEDIIRYFFKDIEIVKEWQ, from the coding sequence ATGCGTAAAAATACTATCGGTGTACTTCTCTTTTTATGTATCCTGTCTCTTTCCCTTGTCGTTACAGGCTGCCCCGGACCGCAGCGCAAGCCACCACAACAGCCAAGGGGAAAGGAACCGACCATCTCTTTATATATCAATGAAACCGGTGAGAAGAAACAAATCGCCATAGAAGAGTATCTTAAAGGCGTGGTGGCAGCGGAAATGGAGCCTACCTGGCCGGTGGAAGCCCTGGCCGCTCAGGCCATTCTCGCCAGGACATTTACTCTGGAGCGCATCAAAAAAATGGGTGGCGTACCGGCCAGAGGGACTGACGCCTCTACCAGTGTGGAGGAATTCCAGGCCTATGACCCTAAGCGTATCAATGACAATGTGAGTAGGGCTGTGGAGATGACCAGGGGAGAAGTGGCCAAATACCAGGGCAGGTATATCAAAGCATGGTTCTTTGCTGATGCCGGTGGGCAAACAGCTGCCTCTGCAGAAGAAGGCTTAGCTTATACCAAAGAACCCACCCCTTATGTACAAAGTGTTAAAGACCCCGGTTTTGCCATTACCAAGGAGGAAAACAAGGCTTGGAGAGCTGAATTTCCTCTCAGTGTTGTCCGGGATAGTGTAAAGCAAGCTGCGGGACAAGACCCCGGTCAGATTACCCGGGCCACCATAACAAAAAAAGGGCCCTCAGGTCGGGCTATGACTATACAGCTTGGTAACGTATCTGTAAGCGGGCCTGCTCTTCGCCTCGCTTTAGGCAGTGAAAAAATGCGCTCTACGCTGTTAACAGATCTTAAAGTAACGGGTAACAAACTGATTGTATCCGGGAAAGGCTTTGGACATGGCGTGGGCATGAGCCAGTGGGGAGCGAAGGCCTTGGCTGAACAGGGCAAATCACCGGAAGATATCATCAGGTATTTTTTTAAGGATATTGAAATTGTAAAGGAATGGCAATGA
- a CDS encoding TraR/DksA C4-type zinc finger protein, translating to MKQEQLNRLKKRLEEMKQEETEIAQRIEDGLRTALTDSIDELSLYDNHPGDVGDTTFERGKDLGLKLFTEDRLAMIEEALHSVDEGTYGTCESCGKEIDIERLEAVPYTTLCIDCKNNLEDLERHPRPIEEDVISPPFGGFNHDRMLETAGDASDNNAFDGEDAWQAVARYGSSESPSDIGSVENYNDTFVDNDENIGIVEDYEGIAAKKAKDGQVYQDFSGQNDEDSPYNWVNE from the coding sequence ATGAAGCAGGAACAGCTTAACCGTTTAAAAAAACGTTTGGAAGAGATGAAGCAAGAGGAAACAGAGATAGCACAGCGCATAGAAGATGGTTTAAGAACAGCTTTAACGGATTCCATTGACGAACTTTCCCTTTATGACAATCACCCCGGCGATGTAGGTGATACCACCTTTGAGCGGGGGAAGGATTTAGGGCTAAAGCTTTTTACGGAAGACCGTTTGGCCATGATTGAAGAAGCCCTCCACAGTGTCGATGAAGGTACCTATGGTACCTGTGAATCGTGTGGAAAAGAAATTGATATAGAAAGATTAGAAGCTGTGCCCTATACTACCTTATGTATAGACTGTAAAAACAACCTGGAAGATTTAGAGCGTCATCCCCGGCCCATTGAAGAGGATGTGATCTCTCCTCCCTTCGGCGGTTTCAACCATGACCGGATGCTGGAAACAGCCGGCGATGCATCAGATAACAATGCCTTCGACGGGGAAGATGCCTGGCAGGCGGTGGCCCGCTATGGAAGCAGCGAATCTCCTTCCGATATAGGCAGTGTGGAAAACTATAACGATACCTTTGTTGATAACGATGAAAACATTGGTATAGTAGAAGATTATGAAGGGATTGCGGCCAAAAAGGCCAAAGACGGGCAGGTCTACCAGGATTTTAGCGGACAGAATGACGAGGATTCCCCTTATAATTGGGTTAATGAATAA
- the yabP gene encoding sporulation protein YabP, with product MENKGSPLYQLTLTNREVLSATGVLQVESFDDSQIVAATKLGPLVIKGEGLHITHLNLEEGQLTLEGVVSGIQYVEDRKAKLKTRSKGIMDRLFK from the coding sequence ATGGAAAACAAAGGTTCTCCTCTTTATCAATTAACACTAACCAATCGGGAGGTACTAAGCGCAACCGGTGTTCTCCAGGTAGAAAGTTTCGATGACAGTCAAATTGTTGCTGCAACTAAATTAGGACCCTTAGTGATTAAGGGTGAGGGTCTGCATATTACTCATTTAAACCTGGAGGAAGGGCAATTAACTTTAGAGGGTGTGGTTAGCGGTATCCAATACGTAGAGGACAGGAAGGCTAAACTTAAAACGAGGAGTAAGGGAATCATGGATAGGCTATTTAAATAA
- the yabQ gene encoding spore cortex biosynthesis protein YabQ, whose amino-acid sequence MQSVVDQMIAFILVMILGCFVGVLFDCYRTLIVIWRPGPWGTIIGDVLFWIVVTSFAYFFLLLSTWGEVRLYVFLAMTLGLLLYFKFVSKKVRCVLECVYRFVTRVLKCIVKIILVPFKIFYRIVLFPVGLVVSFGLILGRGGKKLLNMMKKVVQRMKIRRDPPDDPPPENLS is encoded by the coding sequence ATGCAGTCTGTGGTCGACCAGATGATTGCTTTTATACTGGTAATGATCCTGGGTTGTTTTGTGGGGGTGCTTTTTGATTGTTATCGTACGTTAATAGTAATCTGGCGACCGGGGCCTTGGGGGACAATCATCGGTGATGTCTTATTCTGGATCGTGGTGACAAGTTTTGCTTATTTCTTCCTGTTATTAAGTACCTGGGGAGAAGTAAGACTTTATGTCTTTTTAGCGATGACCCTGGGGTTATTGTTGTATTTTAAATTTGTGAGCAAAAAAGTCCGTTGTGTTTTGGAATGTGTTTATCGATTTGTTACCCGTGTATTGAAGTGCATTGTTAAAATCATTTTAGTACCTTTTAAAATTTTTTATAGAATCGTCCTTTTCCCAGTAGGTTTGGTTGTTTCTTTTGGTTTAATTCTGGGTCGGGGTGGCAAAAAATTATTAAACATGATGAAAAAAGTTGTTCAACGTATGAAAATTCGTAGAGATCCTCCTGATGATCCACCCCCCGAAAATTTATCTTAA
- a CDS encoding helix-turn-helix transcriptional regulator → MHIEIRGAEKLSFRERQVVSLKETGKSHDYISKVLGLSPATVNTLYNRAKAKGYQVVVIIPGEEWGVGLFDTEGEETV, encoded by the coding sequence ATGCATATCGAAATTCGCGGTGCGGAGAAACTTAGCTTCCGTGAAAGGCAGGTTGTGTCCTTAAAGGAAACGGGAAAGAGTCACGATTATATCAGCAAAGTTCTGGGGTTAAGCCCTGCTACTGTAAATACCCTCTATAACAGAGCAAAGGCCAAAGGCTACCAGGTTGTCGTCATTATTCCGGGGGAAGAATGGGGTGTAGGTCTCTTTGATACGGAAGGAGAAGAAACTGTATAG
- a CDS encoding FtsB family cell division protein — protein MIRKEKKLYSEEVPRLYVLNNEEQAAKTIRKRRKIPKYFKLLSSALGVYLLFAFLAGGYEIWQLKKQLEQIDLEKKVLLEQRTRLEQDIKALQEPEIIERIARESLGLVKPGETVIVPAIPGKNIPKPKEVNSAEIAD, from the coding sequence TTGATACGGAAGGAGAAGAAACTGTATAGCGAAGAAGTACCGCGCCTGTATGTCCTTAACAATGAAGAGCAGGCAGCAAAAACTATCCGTAAGCGAAGAAAAATCCCCAAATATTTCAAACTGCTTTCAAGCGCCTTAGGGGTGTACTTGCTCTTTGCCTTTTTAGCTGGAGGATATGAGATTTGGCAGTTAAAAAAACAACTGGAACAAATTGATTTGGAAAAGAAAGTACTCTTGGAGCAGCGAACCCGGCTGGAACAAGATATTAAAGCTTTACAGGAACCGGAAATTATCGAAAGGATTGCCCGGGAAAGCCTGGGACTGGTGAAGCCGGGAGAAACGGTGATTGTTCCGGCCATTCCGGGAAAAAATATACCTAAACCCAAAGAGGTGAACAGTGCTGAAATAGCTGACTAG
- a CDS encoding S1 RNA-binding domain-containing protein yields the protein MSIAVGAIIEGVVTGITSFGAFVELPGGVTGLVHISEVADAYVKDVKDYLKEQDKIKVKVINIDPKGKIGLSIKQANPNPNSPGKDRRREKPRANQISFEDKLAKFMKDSDERLQEYKRSTDAKRGGRGSSRY from the coding sequence ATGTCTATTGCTGTAGGGGCAATCATTGAGGGTGTTGTTACCGGAATCACTAGTTTTGGGGCCTTTGTAGAGTTACCGGGTGGGGTGACGGGATTGGTTCACATTTCCGAAGTCGCCGACGCTTATGTCAAAGATGTAAAAGATTATCTAAAAGAACAGGATAAAATAAAGGTCAAGGTTATCAACATTGATCCCAAAGGAAAGATCGGTCTTTCCATTAAACAAGCCAATCCAAACCCAAATTCTCCCGGAAAGGATAGACGCAGGGAAAAGCCCCGTGCGAACCAGATTTCCTTCGAAGATAAATTAGCCAAATTTATGAAAGATAGTGATGAAAGGCTTCAGGAATATAAAAGAAGCACCGATGCCAAAAGGGGCGGAAGGGGCTCCAGCCGGTATTAA
- a CDS encoding RNA polymerase sigma factor → MTPELDFNTLFRQYYSRAFRLAYFMTNDKTLSDDIVQEAFLIVYNKINTLRDKGKFRFWLNKIVINCTNQILRTNSKYYLTDNIEIIANKFTNEECYDPLNIIEENELNNEILKFIQQLGKLEREIFILRYYEEYSYKEIAETLGINESTARSIIHRGKKVLVHYIKNYESGYAEKVGDVL, encoded by the coding sequence ATGACTCCTGAGCTGGATTTTAATACATTATTTCGACAATACTATAGCAGGGCGTTTCGTCTCGCTTACTTTATGACTAATGATAAAACTCTTTCGGATGACATTGTACAAGAAGCATTTCTAATTGTTTATAATAAAATAAACACATTAAGGGACAAGGGAAAGTTTCGATTTTGGTTAAATAAAATAGTAATCAATTGTACTAATCAAATCCTCAGAACGAACTCAAAATATTACCTGACGGATAATATTGAAATTATTGCAAATAAATTTACAAATGAAGAGTGTTATGATCCCCTGAATATAATTGAAGAAAACGAACTGAACAATGAAATCTTAAAATTTATACAGCAACTCGGTAAATTAGAACGGGAAATATTTATCTTAAGATATTACGAAGAGTACTCTTATAAAGAGATTGCCGAGACACTGGGCATAAACGAAAGTACAGCACGTAGCATTATACATCGTGGCAAAAAGGTACTGGTTCACTATATAAAAAATTATGAGAGCGGATATGCAGAGAAAGTTGGCGATGTATTATGA
- a CDS encoding DUF4367 domain-containing protein, translating to MSDFLDDKIRESFKELDEKIHVDTEEAYNRFLAKIKERTSQVPTTNTPQEKRSRANYSKLLIAAGLIGAFILGNIFTGSVTAAGNVIKTYWIRGSNLLRSTININEGKPVQTPLEEEFKSIEEIKSRASFMIREISDLPAGVTVEKITFQKADNTERILFYMRGNGKSLRFTQWLLTGSSSSVSVVDSSNSEIKKFVFNNKVYDIVVFKNGDIICKFTDDQLLIMVEAKGFTFDEFTKALTSIK from the coding sequence ATGAGTGATTTTTTAGACGATAAAATCAGAGAATCTTTTAAGGAATTGGATGAAAAGATTCATGTAGATACAGAAGAGGCTTATAATAGGTTCCTTGCTAAAATAAAAGAGAGAACCTCCCAGGTTCCAACCACCAATACTCCTCAAGAAAAGAGGTCCCGTGCAAATTACTCAAAACTACTGATTGCTGCAGGTTTAATAGGGGCCTTTATACTTGGTAACATATTTACTGGTAGTGTTACGGCCGCAGGTAACGTAATAAAAACATATTGGATAAGAGGTAGCAATCTGCTACGCAGCACCATTAATATCAATGAGGGCAAACCAGTCCAGACACCCCTTGAAGAAGAATTCAAAAGTATAGAAGAAATAAAATCCCGGGCATCCTTTATGATAAGAGAAATCAGTGACTTGCCTGCTGGAGTAACAGTTGAGAAAATTACATTCCAAAAAGCGGATAACACTGAACGAATACTGTTTTATATGAGGGGAAACGGTAAGAGTCTCCGCTTTACCCAATGGTTGTTGACAGGTTCCAGTTCCTCGGTTAGTGTTGTGGACAGCAGTAACAGTGAGATCAAAAAATTTGTTTTTAACAACAAAGTATACGATATTGTGGTTTTCAAAAATGGCGACATTATATGTAAGTTTACAGATGATCAGTTGTTAATTATGGTGGAGGCCAAAGGCTTTACATTCGATGAATTTACCAAAGCATTGACCAGCATCAAATAA
- a CDS encoding IS91 family transposase has product MGQDNILREIFFDENKHWEKFVNKYEDRIRPVVIKEINKFNRCGQKEAGFTLFACPVCGEMKIVPHTCKGRFCTSCATGYTQEWSRETSKRMYPVPHRHIMFTVDERLWEIFTRHRELLKDLMDLAVKILLEWLKKRGKVKSGAMVGIHTFGARMNFNPHVHILVTEGGFDGAGKWVVKDFIPYVMLRKRWQAAVMEMLKKKLPEQEVKRYKKLFQKIWDDNPEGFVIYGPPNKKGQGSVEAQVGYIGRYMRRPAMALSRIVDYDGENVTFKYFDKTEQKEKQETITVEEFISRIIRHIPDEQFKTIRYYGIYSRRSKRLADKLMEAYLGRQKRRKNGQRGKQRIGWRNKIEEFTGKDPLECMRCKEIMEYKGKVCLKSGILKVVDAVDDFAKKRLKELAGIDEPSKQKKKETRKEKAA; this is encoded by the coding sequence ATGGGCCAGGATAATATCTTAAGAGAGATATTTTTTGATGAGAACAAGCATTGGGAAAAGTTTGTTAATAAATACGAAGACAGAATACGTCCTGTTGTGATAAAGGAAATCAATAAATTTAATCGATGTGGACAAAAAGAAGCAGGATTTACTCTGTTCGCATGTCCGGTATGTGGAGAAATGAAAATAGTTCCTCACACGTGTAAGGGACGTTTTTGTACATCGTGCGCAACCGGATACACCCAAGAATGGAGTCGAGAAACCAGTAAAAGAATGTATCCGGTTCCTCATCGCCACATCATGTTTACAGTGGACGAACGTTTGTGGGAAATATTTACCCGTCATAGAGAACTCTTGAAAGATCTAATGGACCTGGCAGTAAAAATACTATTAGAATGGCTGAAGAAAAGAGGAAAAGTCAAATCCGGCGCCATGGTAGGAATACATACCTTTGGAGCAAGAATGAACTTCAATCCCCATGTACATATCCTAGTAACTGAAGGTGGTTTTGACGGAGCGGGGAAATGGGTTGTTAAAGACTTTATCCCATATGTAATGCTGAGGAAAAGGTGGCAGGCGGCAGTAATGGAGATGTTGAAGAAAAAACTGCCGGAACAAGAAGTTAAACGATATAAGAAGTTGTTTCAAAAGATATGGGATGATAACCCTGAAGGATTTGTAATCTATGGTCCGCCCAATAAAAAAGGACAAGGGTCAGTAGAAGCCCAAGTAGGATATATAGGGCGGTACATGAGAAGACCTGCCATGGCGTTAAGCAGAATTGTAGACTATGACGGGGAAAATGTAACCTTTAAATACTTTGATAAAACAGAGCAAAAAGAAAAACAAGAAACCATCACCGTAGAAGAATTCATATCACGGATAATAAGGCATATACCGGATGAGCAATTTAAAACAATCCGGTATTATGGAATTTACTCCAGAAGGAGTAAAAGATTGGCTGACAAATTAATGGAAGCATACCTGGGAAGGCAGAAAAGAAGGAAAAACGGCCAAAGAGGAAAGCAACGGATAGGCTGGAGAAATAAAATAGAAGAATTCACAGGAAAAGACCCGTTAGAATGTATGAGATGTAAAGAGATAATGGAATACAAGGGGAAAGTGTGTCTAAAATCAGGGATATTGAAAGTTGTTGATGCCGTAGATGACTTTGCTAAAAAAAGACTAAAGGAGTTGGCAGGAATAGATGAGCCCAGTAAGCAGAAAAAGAAAGAAACACGCAAAGAAAAAGCCGCCTAA
- the spoIIE gene encoding stage II sporulation protein E — protein MLKVLPRTVNSTKDLWTGLLHTRWYSYLGAGILGLFLARAVVMGELYPFGVAFLAALCVSHPGPARIALIGVVLGTLLTIEGSSMVGYLLSIGVVYVVLYRYNKQDYHWLTIPALVFAIHLLARGSVILIMDNRLYQWIGLAFESFFTGVLTLVAINCVQSYPKALRGFTLTTEEKTSMGLLILGILVGLGQVAVWKLGIQSVISRLLVLWGGLLAGPGGGAAVGVAVGIVPSIQGTLTTGPIAFYALAGLLGGVFNTFRKAGVIVGFTLANLILSLFFTEQIAILDTLKETAAASLLFILFQVPQAKQQYLKYEQKTDDHIKNTKLHTADKLQKIAQVFVELRTVFEIQEKNKKETNELNVLFNKVASQVCEKCSLHRVCWEQDFYKTYRAMLEACTKLESAGSISEKEFGTDLKRRCVRLRELSVALNSQLELLKLINSYEKQLVECRELINNQLNGVANIIQDFSEELKTEVRCDTNLSSYLKEKLKEKGIEVDEITVIDLADGEKEIHIMQTHCPEKNWCKSLVAPNISQVLGKTYVLKSQECRSLGQNGSCSYHLVPSRAMQMNVGKAQSPKEGVAVSGDICSALTLPNHRFALILVDGMGVGPEAHAESTVAVNLLEKLLLTGLSPELAVRTVNTALYIRSPKEKFVTLDVVIVNQINGQADFIKMGGAPTFLRSAKGIKIIRASSPPAGILQNIEVETIRHVLLPGNIILMMSDGIWDVLYNTDGPAGWFEDLLTQLEYTDPQQIANYILFLAKKAAGNKALDDMSIQVARIEQREIA, from the coding sequence TTGTTAAAGGTTTTACCAAGGACAGTAAACTCTACGAAGGATTTGTGGACAGGCTTGTTGCATACCCGTTGGTACAGTTATTTGGGAGCAGGTATTTTAGGTTTGTTTTTGGCCAGAGCGGTAGTGATGGGAGAATTGTATCCATTTGGTGTAGCTTTTTTGGCGGCACTCTGCGTCAGCCATCCAGGACCCGCCAGAATTGCCCTGATTGGTGTGGTATTAGGGACATTGTTAACTATAGAGGGTTCGTCTATGGTGGGCTATTTGCTCAGCATTGGTGTGGTCTATGTGGTCTTATACCGCTACAATAAGCAGGATTATCACTGGCTCACCATACCGGCGCTGGTTTTCGCCATTCATCTTCTGGCCCGGGGCAGTGTTATCCTGATTATGGACAACCGGTTATACCAGTGGATCGGTCTGGCCTTCGAAAGCTTTTTTACCGGTGTTTTAACTCTGGTAGCCATTAACTGTGTCCAATCTTATCCCAAAGCCTTGCGCGGTTTTACCCTTACCACGGAGGAAAAGACAAGCATGGGCTTATTGATTTTAGGAATTCTGGTAGGGCTGGGGCAGGTAGCAGTATGGAAACTGGGGATTCAAAGTGTGATTAGCCGTCTCCTGGTTTTGTGGGGAGGCCTCCTGGCCGGACCGGGCGGCGGTGCCGCCGTGGGGGTTGCCGTGGGTATTGTACCAAGTATCCAGGGAACATTAACCACGGGTCCCATTGCCTTTTATGCTTTGGCCGGGCTCTTAGGCGGGGTCTTCAACACCTTTAGAAAAGCCGGGGTTATTGTGGGCTTTACCCTGGCTAACCTGATCCTATCCCTGTTCTTTACTGAACAAATAGCTATATTAGACACTTTAAAAGAAACTGCCGCTGCTTCTTTGCTGTTTATCCTTTTCCAGGTGCCCCAGGCTAAACAGCAATATCTAAAATACGAGCAAAAAACAGACGATCATATCAAAAACACGAAACTCCATACTGCCGATAAACTGCAGAAAATTGCCCAGGTCTTTGTGGAACTGCGTACTGTTTTTGAGATCCAGGAGAAAAATAAAAAAGAGACCAATGAACTCAATGTTTTGTTCAACAAGGTTGCCTCACAAGTCTGTGAAAAATGCAGCCTGCACCGGGTTTGCTGGGAACAGGATTTTTATAAAACGTACCGTGCCATGCTGGAGGCCTGTACCAAATTGGAATCGGCCGGTTCTATCAGTGAAAAAGAATTTGGTACGGATTTAAAAAGGCGTTGTGTTCGCTTAAGAGAGTTAAGCGTAGCCCTTAATTCACAGCTGGAGCTTTTAAAGTTAATTAATTCTTATGAGAAGCAGCTGGTTGAATGCCGCGAGCTCATTAATAACCAGCTCAATGGAGTGGCTAATATCATCCAGGACTTTTCGGAGGAACTGAAGACAGAAGTGAGATGTGATACCAACCTCAGCTCATATCTAAAGGAAAAACTCAAAGAAAAAGGAATTGAAGTGGATGAGATCACCGTCATAGATTTAGCCGATGGGGAAAAAGAAATTCATATTATGCAAACCCACTGTCCGGAAAAAAACTGGTGCAAATCCCTGGTGGCCCCCAACATCTCCCAGGTACTGGGGAAAACCTATGTTCTGAAAAGCCAGGAGTGCCGCTCCCTGGGGCAGAACGGCAGCTGTTCCTATCATCTTGTGCCGAGCAGGGCGATGCAGATGAATGTGGGTAAAGCCCAAAGCCCCAAAGAAGGCGTAGCCGTATCGGGGGATATTTGTTCTGCCCTGACCCTGCCCAATCATCGTTTTGCCCTTATTCTGGTAGACGGGATGGGTGTAGGGCCGGAAGCCCATGCAGAAAGCACAGTTGCCGTTAATCTCCTGGAAAAACTGCTTTTGACGGGACTGTCGCCAGAGCTGGCTGTCAGAACCGTGAATACAGCTTTATATATCCGTTCACCTAAGGAAAAGTTTGTTACCCTGGATGTGGTGATTGTTAACCAGATCAATGGACAGGCGGATTTTATTAAGATGGGCGGGGCACCTACCTTCCTTCGCTCGGCCAAGGGCATAAAAATCATCAGGGCTTCTTCACCACCTGCCGGTATCCTGCAGAATATCGAGGTTGAGACCATCAGGCATGTTCTCCTGCCGGGGAATATTATCCTGATGATGAGCGATGGTATCTGGGATGTCCTCTATAATACCGACGGGCCGGCAGGTTGGTTTGAAGACCTGTTGACACAACTGGAATACACTGACCCGCAGCAGATAGCCAATTATATTTTGTTTTTGGCGAAAAAGGCGGCGGGAAATAAGGCCCTGGATGACATGAGTATACAGGTAGCACGCATAGAGCAGAGAGAAATTGCCTAA
- the tilS gene encoding tRNA lysidine(34) synthetase TilS, producing MDISQFRVKVKETIEQYNLIQSGDLVVVGVSGGPDSLALLHVLKTLRPELSCELHVAHLDHSFRGKQAEEEARWVKELATHWGLPVTIAKKDVPALAREKGLSPQEAGHLARYEFLSGLLKQLGAQKIALGHQADDQAETVLMHLFTGSGLEGLRGIVPVHGPIIRPLLYVTREEIEEYCRAHALEPRRDPSNEKDIYLRNKIRNRLMPWLLENINPNLITTLNKTAQILWAEEEYLEYVTKKKAKEYLAHEGDYEKLSLRRWEEIPLALQRRLIRHAYSFRGAAQGLYFQHVEDIRELAQRGQVGKLLHLPGKIIVEKTYDFLLFYKEGAKKQQKTLGSYPLKIPGRTHIPETNQYIVAAIEREKPQNPGNTVVYLPWPGQPLTYVARARRPGDRFSPKGLAGSKKLKDYFIEKKIPRGERDQILLVASEKEVLWIPGRAVSNKLNSGESERYLVLQILDAKDMTVKIKRV from the coding sequence ATGGATATTTCCCAGTTTAGAGTAAAAGTTAAAGAAACCATAGAGCAGTATAACCTTATCCAAAGCGGTGATTTGGTGGTGGTGGGGGTTTCCGGTGGGCCTGACTCCCTGGCGCTTTTGCATGTGCTGAAAACGTTAAGGCCGGAATTATCCTGTGAACTTCATGTAGCACACCTTGACCACTCTTTTCGCGGAAAGCAAGCTGAGGAAGAAGCGAGATGGGTAAAAGAACTGGCCACCCATTGGGGGCTGCCCGTCACCATTGCTAAAAAGGACGTACCGGCCCTGGCCAGGGAAAAAGGGCTTTCACCTCAGGAGGCAGGACACCTGGCACGTTATGAATTTTTATCTGGCCTTCTTAAACAACTGGGTGCCCAGAAAATTGCTCTCGGCCATCAGGCCGATGATCAGGCAGAAACAGTCCTCATGCATTTGTTTACCGGAAGTGGACTTGAGGGGCTGCGCGGGATAGTTCCCGTTCATGGTCCTATTATCCGGCCCCTTTTATATGTAACCCGGGAAGAAATCGAGGAATACTGCCGTGCCCATGCCCTGGAACCAAGGCGAGATCCCAGTAATGAGAAGGACATCTATTTAAGAAATAAAATTCGTAACCGGCTCATGCCCTGGTTATTGGAGAATATCAATCCCAATCTTATCACTACGCTCAATAAAACAGCGCAAATACTTTGGGCCGAAGAGGAATATCTTGAATATGTAACGAAAAAAAAGGCAAAAGAATATCTCGCCCATGAAGGGGATTATGAAAAATTATCTTTACGCCGGTGGGAGGAAATACCCCTGGCCCTGCAGAGACGGCTGATCCGTCACGCTTACAGTTTTCGGGGAGCCGCACAGGGGCTCTATTTCCAGCATGTTGAGGATATCCGGGAGCTGGCTCAGCGCGGACAGGTGGGAAAACTTCTGCACCTGCCAGGGAAAATAATTGTAGAAAAAACTTATGATTTTCTTCTTTTTTATAAAGAAGGTGCAAAGAAACAGCAAAAAACACTGGGAAGCTACCCTTTAAAGATTCCCGGCCGGACGCATATACCGGAAACAAACCAGTATATAGTTGCGGCAATAGAAAGGGAAAAACCCCAAAACCCCGGAAATACCGTTGTTTATCTACCATGGCCGGGCCAGCCTTTAACTTATGTTGCCCGTGCCCGTCGCCCGGGGGATAGATTTTCGCCCAAGGGACTGGCAGGAAGTAAAAAACTTAAAGATTATTTTATCGAAAAAAAAATACCCCGTGGGGAGAGGGATCAAATTTTACTGGTAGCTTCTGAAAAAGAGGTCCTCTGGATACCGGGAAGAGCGGTAAGTAATAAGCTTAACAGCGGGGAAAGTGAGAGATATTTAGTTCTGCAAATCCTGGATGCAAAAGATATGACGGTCAAAATCAAGAGGGTTTAG